In Cydia strobilella chromosome 8, ilCydStro3.1, whole genome shotgun sequence, one DNA window encodes the following:
- the LOC134743591 gene encoding zinc finger MIZ domain-containing protein 1, producing MSGGGENAQFGATAAMVAAATTAAMQDSQPFSQMQNMTMGNPQYNAMNGYGQQRSHNPGMTGMGMGGNGGMNGITGMGQMGNAGMNGMNPMAQMANMGMHANMMSSQMGPGQMAGSAKMGPQYQRRHTPYPQGPMLMNQRKQQYMGGQPTFGPGQYPAGYGGRPGFQGQYPPQQPLGPSGNFAAGMRGGMRQTTPPYSNQGQYFNGGVPNQFPQHQGGNSQYGQYTGQFAQEVAMRTNMSYQHSPVPGNPTPPLTPASSMPPYISPNSAGEGKPHFNELKQPIGMQNDELRLTFPVRDGIILPPFRLEHNLAVSNHVFQLKATVHSTLIWRSDLELQLKCFHHEDRQMNTNWPASVQVSVNATPLVIDRGENKTSHKPLYLKEVCQPGRNTIQITVSACCCSHLFVLQLVHRPSVRSVLQGLLRKRLLTADHCIAKIKMNFNQSPANGNNVSNNPNDRDSVEQTALKVSLKCPITFKKITLPARGHECKHIQCFDLESYLQLNCERGSWRCPVCNKPAQLEGLEVDQYMWGILNTANNSDVDEVTIDAGANWKPAKNPANAGIKDEDSNDNSVGKRGKAVSPGSMNMPTMNNWDQALSPYLPPDMNTIASGSMISSYNQSTQNRNANGNPNYDFGMSNGPGSNEFAGNGPLSHLNDSVNSLDPLNAMEKSLNDQMPHTPHTPHTPGSAHTPGGGGGAHTPGSSHTPGPPSVGHHSLTDVDIPSDLNFDPAAVIDGEGTENLNLLPETSVDPMELLSYLDAPALGELLATPPSSSSSAGSHPPRVPSSDDLLALFE from the exons ATGAGCGGCGGGGGCGAGAACGCGCAGTTCGGCGCCACCGCCGCAATGGTCGCCGCGGCCACCACGGCCGCGATGCAGGACTCGCAGCCATTCTCGCAG ATGCAAAATATGACTATGGGCAACCCCCAATATAATGCGATGAACGGCTACGGTCAGCAGCGCAGCCACAACCCTGGCATGACCGGGATGGGCATGGGCGGCAACGGTGGCATGAACGGCATCACCGGCATGGGCCAAATGGGTAACGCTGGCATGAACGGCATGAACCCTATGGCACAAATGGCCAATATGGGCATGCACGCTAACATGATGTCCTCGCAAATGGGACCTGGGCAGATGGCCGGTTCAGCAAAGATGGGGCCCCAGTATCAGAGGCGGCATACGCCATATCCCCAGGGGCCGATGCTTATGAACCAGCGCAAGCAGCAGTACATGGGTGGTCAACCTACATTTGGGCCTGGACAATACCCCGCGGGATATGGAGGCCGGCCGGGCTTCCAAGGCCAATATCCTCCTCAACAGCCCCTGGGACCGAGTGGGAATTTTGCAGCAGGAATGAGAGGAGGCATGAGGCAGACTACGCCGCCTTACTCTAACCAAGGGCAATATTTTAACGGTGGCGTTCCTAACCAATTTCCGCAACATCAGGGTGGCAACAGCCAGTATGGTCAATACACCGGTCAGTTTGCGCAGGAAGTTGCGATGAGAACTAACATGAGCTATCAGCACAGTCCTGTCCCCGGGAACCCCACGCCTCCGTTAACGCCGGCCAGCAGTATGCCGCCATACATAAGTCCGAACTCGGCTGGTGAAGGAAAGCCCCACTTTAACGAGCTCAAACAACCTATTGGCATGCAAA ATGACGAGCTCCGGTTAACATTCCCTGTAAGAGATGGTATTATATTACCACCATTTAGATTAGAACATAATTTAGCAGTTAGCAATCATGTATTCCAATTAAAAGCCACGGTCCATTCGACGTTAATATGGAG ATCGGATCTTGAGCTACAACTAAAATGCTTCCACCACGAAGATAGGCAGATGAACACGAACTGGCCGGCGAGTGTTCAAGTCTCGGTCAACGCAACGCCTTTAGTTATAGATAGAGGAGAGAACAAAACATCACACAAACCGCTGTACCTGAAAGAAGTTTGCCAGCCTGGCAGAAACACCATACAGATAACCGTGTCCGCCTGCTGTTGT tcgcATCTGTTCGTATTACAATTAGTCCACCGGCCGAGTGTCAGGAGTGTTCTGCAAGGTCTACTACGGAAACGGTTGCTGACTGCCGACCACTGCATCGCTAAAATCAAGATGAACTTCAACCAATCGCCAGCAAATGGCAATAACGTCTCCAACAATCCTAACGACAGGGACAGCGTAGAACAAACGGCTTTAAAAGTCTCGCTAAAATGCCCAATCACGTTCAAGAAAATTACGCTGCCTGCGCGAGGACATGAATGTAAACATATACAGTGTTTCGACCTGGAATCTTATCTACAACTCAACTGTGAAAGAGGGTCGTGGAGATGTCCTGTTTGCAA TAAACCAGCGCAATTAGAAGGTCTGGAGGTTGACCAGTACATGTGGGGAATCCTGAATACTGCAAACAATTCAGACGTTGATGAGGTCACCATTGATGCTGGAGCAAATTGGAAGCCAGCGAAAAATCCTGCTAATGCTGGAATAAAG GATGAAGATAGCAATGACAACAGCGTCGGCAAGCGAGGCAAAGCGGTGTCGCCGGGTTCAATGAACATGCCCACAATGAACAACTGGGACCAAGCATTATCGCCGTACCTACCTCCAGACATGAACACGATCGCTAGCGGCTCTATGATCTCCTCCTACAACCAGAGCACGCAGAACCGGAATGCCAACGGCAATCCGAATTACGACTTCGGCATGAGCAATGGCCCTGGAAGTAACGAGTTTGCTGGCAACGGTCCGCTCTCGCATTTGAACGATAGCGTGAATTCGCTGGATCCTTTGAATGCGATGGAAAAAAGTTTGAATGATCAG ATGCCGCACACGCCACACACGCCACATACGCCGGGCTCAGCACACAcgccgggcggcggcggcggagcgCACACGCCTGGCTCCTCACACACGCCGGGCCCGCCCTCCGTTGGCCACCACTCCCTCACCGACGTGGACATACCGTCGGACCTAAACTTCGACCCCGCGGCGGTCATCGACGGCGAGGGCACTGAAAATCTCAAT CTATTGCCGGAGACGAGCGTGGACCCGATGGAGCTGCTGTCGTACCTGGACGCGCCGGCGCTCGGCGAGCTGCTCGCCACGCCGCCGTCCTCGTCGTCCTCCGCCGGCTCGCACCCTCCCCGCGTGCCTTCCTCCGACGACCTCCTGGC